The Arctopsyche grandis isolate Sample6627 chromosome 10, ASM5162203v2, whole genome shotgun sequence genome window below encodes:
- the LOC143918134 gene encoding endothelial lipase-like, with the protein MKLLSFIFILFSGVTRISGGINSLVLGEYEEGQRYFLYGGEDGKLSLIDLHAEEPNARFDAEKSVKFILHTRKGKQDLVYGNNAGLANSNYDAKKPVNIVIHGWQSNSGSEINQLITEAFYKNADQNVIVVDWGKGAFTLYSTAARNVIKVGALVGKLVDWLIENGTPINNVHLIGHSLGSHCVGIAGRSVKKGKVPYITGMSEKLKILRVEETKF; encoded by the exons ATGAAGCTtttgagttttatttttatattattttcgggTGTTACCCGCATatctg GTGGCATTAATTCATTAGTGTTAGGCGAGTATGAAGAAGGgcaaagatattttctatatgGAGGCGAAGATGGAAAGTTATCATTGATAGATTTGCACGCAGAGGAGCCGAATGCAAGATTCGATGCTGAAAAATCTGTGAAGTTTATTTTGCACACTAG GAAAGGAAAACAAGATCTTGTATACGGCAACAATGCAGGCTTGGCAAATTCAAACTATGACGCAAAAAAACCAGTAAACATTGTAATCCATGGATGGCAGAGCAACAGTGGAAGTGAAATCAACCAACTCATCACTGAGG CATTCTACAAGAACGCTGATCAAAATGTCATAGTAGTAGATTGGGGAAAAGGAGCTTTTACTTTGTATTCAACAGCTGCAAGGAATGTTATTAAAGTAGGTGCTTTAGTCGGAAAATTGGTCGATTGGTTGATCGAAAATGGAACACCCATAAATAATGTCCATTTAATTGGACACAGTTTGGGAAGTCACTGTGTGGGAATTGCTGGACGTTCAGTTAAAAAGGGAAAAGTTCCCTACATTACAGGTATGTCTGagaaattaaaaattctaaGAGTAGAAGAAAcaaaattttga
- the LOC143917795 gene encoding pancreatic triacylglycerol lipase-like, which produces MKLLSFIFVVFLSVTSISAGTKSLFSNEYEEGQRYFLYGGEDGKIILVDLFEEEPELRYDAENSVKFILHTRLGSEDLQYGDDAALKASRFNNKKPVKIIIHGWNNNGGSEVNTLITDAFLKSDDLNVIVVNWKKGANSLYTSSAKNVVKVGAFVGKLIDWLVDNGTPLKSFHLIGHSLGGHAVGIAGRSVTKGTVPYITAMDPANPLWGSKSERVRPSDADYVEVIHTDSGSLGLKEPVGDIDFYPNKGSSQPGCLIDVSCSHSRSYEFFADSIDHKGFMADQCTDYKEMSKGKCAKLSQMHMGGSSPKNAVGIFYLETNKKKPFYKS; this is translated from the exons ATGAAGCTTCTCAGTTTTATTTTCGTAGTATTTTTGAGTGTCACAAGCATTTCAG ctgGAACGAAATCGTTGTTTTCCAACGAGTATGAAGAAGgacaaagatattttctatacgGAGGCGAAGATGGCAAAATAATTTTAGTCGATTTGTTTGAGGAAGAACCAGAACTCAGATATGATGCTGAGAATAGTGTAAAATTTATTCTGCACACAag actGGGATCAGAAGACTTACAATACGGCGACGATGCAGCTTTGAAAGCTTCtcgttttaacaataaaaaacctGTGAAGATTATAATCCACGGGTGGAATAATAACGGTGGAAGTGAAGTAAATACACTTATTACTGATG CATTTTTGAAAAGTGACGACCTCAATGTGATAGTAGTTAATTGGAAAAAAGGGGCTAATTCTCTTTACACCTCATCTGCAAAAAATGTTGTGAAAGTGGGAGCTTTCGTTGGAAAGTTGATCGATTGGTTGGTAGACAATGGAACACCTCTAAAGTCGTTCCATTTAATTGGTCACAGTTTGGGAGGTCACGCTGTTGGAATTGCTGGACGTTCAGTTACAAAAGGAACTGTTCCTTACATCACAG CTATGGATCCTGCTAATCCATTGTGGGGTAGTAAAAGCGAAAGGGTCAGACCCAGCGATGCAGATTATGTAGAAGTCATCCACACAGACTCTGGTAGTTTGGGATTGAAGGAACCCGTGGGCGATATCGATTTCTATCCTAACAAAGGAAGTAGTCAACCGGGATGTCTGATCGATGTCAGTTGTTCTCATTCGAGGTCGTATGAATTTTTCGCCGATTCTATCGATCACAAAGGATTTATGGCCGACCAATGTACAGATTATAAGGAAATGTCAAAAGGAAAGTGCGCCAAATTGAGTCAAATGCATATGGGAGGATCGAGTCCTAAGAATgc AGTTGGAATATTCTATTTGGAGACGAACAAGAAGAAGCCTTTCTACAAgagttga